The genomic window tcctagtATTGATTGTGTTTTCGCTATCCTGTGAATATTTATCAGTTGGATAGTTGGAGGTATCGAAATGTTCTAAATTTCTTTTCATATCCTCATAGAAATTGGGGGTATATATCTCCATAATCAGGGAGTCTGTGTCTGTGTATAACAAGTTTGCAGCTTCCCCATATTTCTTTTTGATGTATCCATAATAAAAATCATATATCACTGTTTTTGATAAATCTAAAATTGTGAAACCAACATAGAGAGGCTTGTCATAAACTATTTTGGTTTTACCCAAATGGATCGCCACCAAATTCTCATTAAACACGGAACAAGACTTGAATTCTGGTTTGGAGATAAGTACCCTGGCTCCCAATGACCTTGTTTTTGTTTCCCAGCGGGTGCACAGGCGGATATCTCTTCTTTTTTCAACGTTCTCTAGAGTTTTACCGAATATTGCATTAACCAGAAGCTTAAAAAGATCCCGTTCAAACTCGTTTTTGGCCTTGTTTCTGAGTGATGTGTTTaggtcaatatatttttttaaccatgGTGATTGCGAAAACTCTAGTATACGATGAATCCTTTTTAGTACCAGACCATACCTAAGACACTGCTTAAGATTGCGATAATGGATAATgtatttagttttattgttgaaattTGGAATAAGTTTAGGACATTTGCTTCCTGGAGGTACCATGCTCTCGGGACAGAATGGTAAATCATTATGTAAAGAATGTAAATGAGCTGGATATTCCAAATCCACTTCCAACACATACCCTTTATCCTCATCATCCTCCACCGAAAAACAGTTGAAGTTTTCTACATCGGTTACCCATTTAAAATTTCCATATGGAAGATATTGACACATGGCTGCACCATATAAATTTGTGGCGTCTAGATACATGATGTAAGACTTGGGTTGTTGTGGATCATAGTTAGGTACATATTGATTATTTGCCACGGTTTCTCGTTTGCTACATTGTGCCACACCTCCTCTTACTCCTTTCTTTAAAAAGTGTACCATGTCCACATCTGTAAGAAGCTCCAGTTCAATTTCGGTATATCTTAACATAGCATCCCAACTTAATGCAGGAGCAGTTATGTAGTGACAAGGATCCAAATTGTATTCTTTGTgacatatttttctaaaattttcaaacACATCAGCCAATAATAAGACATCTGATACTAAGTACACCATAGCATAGTCACTCATAGATTTACAATCAAATGTGTTCCATACATCAATTGCTCTTGCATAATCTTCATCAGAAATGTGTTTGTTGGTTAAATTATTGTAGAAATTTTCTTTAGGTGGTAGTGTTTTTTCTTTAAGTCTATCAAATCCATCCATATATGAATAAGGAAAGACACCCTTGTGTCTCACAAGTTCAAAGTGTTTAGTATTTGGAAAATACTTTCTAATTTCTGTACACTGCTCCGAATTTAAGGTTGTGCTCAGAATATCCAAAGATTTTGCCAAAAATCTGTATGAATCAACAAATTTCAGAGTTATGTATTTATCTAGGCCATTTTTCGACTTTTCTACTAGTATTTTTTTAGAAATTGTGATATATTTTTCTTTCGTCTGTGCAATTACTGAAACTTTTTCACCAGTTGTTGAAAGCTCTTTAATAAAAAGATGACAATCATAATTACTCATGTTGTGAAAGAACACGGGTATTGTATTTGAGAGTTTGTTATTTAGATTACAGGAGTTATGGCTTGGTCCAAGATATAATGAATTGAGATGGTGATGATCTTTCACCTTACGATTGAAAGGATTAAATGGCTTTCCACACAAGTAACACTCGGTAGCAGTCTCAtgtttttcaatttcttctttAGTTAACGGCGACATTGGTTTAATATGTTTAAGGTGATTGTTATATAGTTCATGCACTAAATCATCCAATTTCTGTATAAACACTTTGGGAGCATCCTGTCcttcatattttattagtttagaAAGTGAATCATCATAGTTGCATTTAAGGTAAAATGCAAACGAATATGCTTGGTGTTCAGCAGTTTTAACGGAATATGAATTTCCATTGAAAGGTTCAGCATGGTCTATGGGTTTTAGCAAACTTTCAAAATCAGCATAGATCACAAATGGCACAGGTAACATTCTttggatatttataaattttagtataTTTTCTGGCACCATTTCACCAAACTTATTAATTTTATGTTTCGTTGTGGGAAGTTCTGTGTAAATATGAGAACAGTCATTATTTTGGTGATTATGGAGCTTTTCTTCACTGTCAAAGAATTGTAGACATCCATCACATAAGTATTCTTTGCgacaattttttgttttttgacttttTACAAGTCTCGACATGTCTAGAATCAGACAATAATGACTTTGTTTATCATTTGTTATAAGCAAAAGGTTTACGTGAGTGAGATGGCGATTACTTGTAAAATGCAATGGTCCAACTATTTCATATTGCCTTTTATTATTTACGAAATTTGATTCTAGCCCATAAACATTTACTGAAATATTATTAAGGGTCTCAAACTTTTTAATGTCTTTTAGTTTCATCGGAAACTCAATTCCTTCAAAATTCAACAAAGTATCGTATGGTGGATATGATTCTGGTTTGGTTGGGTTGCCACTAGCAGGAAAAATAGCTGCAATAATACTCCATGCAAAACACTTATTATCTTTGTTTTCGATATTTAAAATAGCGTGTTTTCGTACTATAGGTATTGGGAGACGAATATATGTTGATGCGGAAATACTACTAAATTTGTTTATGTTAACATCTAAAAACATTATTTCCTGCAATACCCAATTTGAATCTTTCTCTTGAAATTCTGATGCTTGTGTCATCAGTTCTTCCTTAAAATCATCAAATACTTCATCCAGTTCAGTGCTGATagttataattttattacatGTGTTCATGGACTTGATATCTGATAGGTTAGTGTCAGGTTTTAGATAAAtaccaaatatttcaaaatttacctTTATGCTATTGTGCTGATGTAAATATTCACTCAAAATGTTCAAAACTTTGGGTTTGACATCGTTTAAAAATCCATGATAATCCAGTTTTTTATCACCACTAAAACGATAAGATGCGATTCTGTTTTTAAACGCGTGTGATAATTTCGAAACAGTTGAATCTATCACTTCCACTCCAAGTGGTCTTAATCTTTTTTTGGGAATATAATAATCCCCATTCTTATCACTATCCACATTTCcgtatttgcatttttttatatgtcgCGATAGGTTATCCGAACGCGAATACGATTTGTCACACCTGCTGCACGTATTCATGATTCGCGATAAACTACTGAGGAGCTCCACTAATTTGCCTTAAATAGGATGTTACAAGACCACTGCCCTCACACCATGTTACTTTTAGAGCCCCTCCTCTTCATTATTATACCGGATATTCTCCAGACAAACCGGATACTCTGTTTGTTGATGCGTGAACTACGGGTGCCCTGATTGTTGATGCTTGAAGACCACTGCCCTCACACCATGTTACTTTTAGAGCCCAAGTTCATTATTATACCGGATATTCTCCAGACAAACCGGATACCCTGCTTGTTGATGCGTGAACTACGGGCGCTCTGATTGTTgatgtttgaactatttttagaTGTGAAAAGCAGATGGTTATAACCCCATCCACTGATACATGTCAGACCCCCTCTATCCCTTCTACTTGAAAATACTATGCCAGACCCCCTCTATCTATACTACTtgataaatataaattaatttttgtttgcatttatttagttataatttTTGTAGTAACAGCAACAAAACCTTGAAATTCCAATGGACGACGTGTTAGTAAATCCCTTAGATATCATAGCACCGAGTAACGATGAAAACCTCGAAATTCCCATGGGTGAAGCAAGTGATAGTGACACTAACGACAGTTTTGTTTTTTCGCTATCTACCGAAACTGTATCAGACCTCGAAGACTGTGAAATCCTAGATATGGATTCTCAAGAAGTCGATACCAAAATATTACAAATGAATGATGTCAACAACAGGCGATTTTTGTCTTACGAatgcagacagacagtatgtatgaCCCAATGTTATTATGCTGTAGACAATCACACTTTGTGCCCATCGTGCTTTTTTGAGACTCTTCGTGGAATACCACCATACGTTCCTTCTGTCCATGTTACTGAACATTCAACTgggaatttgagtgacattagtGCACATATTTGTGCGTGTTGtaataataatttgttcatttatTGTTTAACTACATATTGTATTGTTTGCAATAATAAAAATCTACAATAATAAATAGGTTTTTATTTTACCCCTCCTTTTCAATATATATAGCATATGCTTTTTAATGAtcaatttagaaataatttttataataaaccaaGATTTTAAGAAATCTTTTCATAAATGACttggaaaattaattttattcatgtgTTAGTAAAAAAACTACCCCCCTTtgtatctaatttaaaaaatgagctatatatatttttgaattgttcatttttttcccttttcattgatatataacaatattatattgttttatgCTAAAATTCACTGTAAGGTAGCCCTGTTTccaatagtaaaataataaaaataatattagttttagaaagatatttctttttaaaacaataattaaaaaatcttttcttaattttcataacTAACGtggaaaattaatatttaaatcaataaatactttagctaaaaattttatggagtaCGTTCATGGCATTTATATACACCATCGCGAATCGGCTTTCGTTCAACCATGCTGTGTTTTTTACTTTAGCGGAGACAAACGTTCCTTCCCGCATCTAGCAAACAATTTACAACTATGGTGAGTAAAAGCCGATCGGTATATGGTAGATACACTTTTACGTTTAATATGATATATGATTATTATTTTATCAGAGGTTATTATTTTGTAAAAGTCACtctttgctttaaaaaatttttggttttgCAACTTTTTTTGGGTTATGTTTTATGATAAAATTCACTGTAAGGTAGCCCTGTTTCCAatagtcaaataataaaaataatattagttttagaaagatatttctttttaaaactttaagacaaaaaatcttttcttaattttcataaatgacttggaaaattaattttattcatgtgTTAGTAAAAAAACTACCCCTTtgtattgaaattaaaaatgagctatatatatttttgaattgttcatttttttcccttttcattgatatataacaatattatattgttttatgataaaattccctGTAAGGTAGCCCTGTTTCCAatagtcaaataataaaaataatattagttttagaaagatatttctttttaaaactttaagacaaaaaatcttttcttaattttcataaatgacttggaaaattaattttattcatgtgTTAGTAAAAAAACTACCCCTttgtattgaatttaaaaatgagctatatatatttttgaattgtTCATTTTTTCCCCTTTTCATTGATATACAacaatattatattgttttatgataaaattccctGTAAGGTAGCCCTGTTTCCAatagtcaaataataaaaataatattagttttagaaagatatttctttttaaaactttaagacaaaaaatcttttcttaattttcataaatgacttggaaaattaatatttaaatcaTAAGATACTTTgactaaaaattttattaagtacGCTCATGGCGTTTTCATTCACTATCGAGAATCGGTTTTCGCTCAACTATGCTGGGTTTTTACGTTAGCGGGGCGAATGTATCTTCTCCGCATAATGCAAAAATTTACAGCTGTGGTGAGTAAAAGCCGATCGGTATATGGTAGCTACACTTTTACGTTTAATTGTGGTCGTGAATATTTATTCAGAGGTATatgattattattttataaagagGTTATTATTTTGCAAAAAGTCACTCTttgctttaaagaaatttttGGTCTACTCATTTTTGGGTTAAAAAATACCTGAAAAATTATTTCCTTTcgggaaattttttttttgaaagtcaGGTGTGAGTTAATTTTCCGAAATGcaagtaaaatttatattttagaatatatgtttgtttaaatatttaaattaataataaaattttattacttcaaatagttaaaaaactgaaataactgaaatattatctacactttttattttattaagattaccATATAGTTTTCGGACATATAtcccgaaaaaaaaattttcattttagaATAATATATGTGTTTACCTATTTAAACCAATAACACAATGTTATTAATTTAGATAGTTCCAACAAAGAAAAGTCAGGTGTGGGTTAAGAaaagaactgaaatattatttaaactttttattttattaagattaccTTGTTGTTTTCGCATATTACAAAATGAAAGTTAGACAATACAAACAATACAAATGCTTTTTATGCACCCCgtacacatatttttttttcattttcgtatCCAAGCCGACGACGAATTTTTGTTGTCGCGTTTTGATGTTTACATCCACTTGTTAGGCACCCCGTACTATTTTTTGTTCACTTGtcatgttttaagattttttatcACTTTTCATAATCCAAGCCGACGGCACATTTTGTTGTCACGTTTTGATGTTTACATCCACTTGTTAGGCACCCCGtacacatattctttttcacttattttttttttcattttcgtatCCAAGCCGACGACGAATTTTTGTTGTCGCGTTTTGATGTTTACATCCACTTGTTAGGCACCCCGTACTATTTTTTGTTCACTTGtcatgttttaagattttttatcACTTTTCATAATCCAAGCCGACGGCACATTTTGTTGTCACGTTTTGATGTTTACATCCACTTGTTAGGCACCCCGtacacatattctttttcacttattttttttttcattttcgtatCCAAGCCGACGACGAATTTTTGTTGTCGCGTTTTGATGTTTACATCCACTTGTTAGGCACCCCGtacacatattctttttcacttattttttttttcattttcgtatCCAAGCCGACGACGAATTTTTGTTGTCGCGTTTTGATGTTTACATCCACTTGTTAGGCACCCCGtacacatattctttttcacttattttttttttcattttcgtatCCAAGCCGACGACGAATTTTTGTTGTCGCGTTTTGATGTTTACATCCACTTGTTAGGCACCCCGTACACATAttatttttcacttattttttttttcattttcgtatCCAAGCCGACGACGAATTTTTGTTGTCGCGTTTTGATGTTTACATCCACTTGTTAGGCACCCCGtacacatattctttttcacttatttttttttttcattttcgtatCCAAGCCGACGACGAATTTTTGTTGTCGCGTTTTGATGTTTACATCCACTTGTTAGGCACCCCGTACTATTTTTTGTTCACTTGtcatgttttaagattttttatcACTTTTCATAATCCAAGCCGACGGCACATTTTGTTGTCACGTTTTGATGTTTACATCCACTTGTTAGGCACCCCGtacacatattctttttcacttattttttttttcattttcgtatCCAAGCCGACGACGAATTTTTGTTGTCGCGTTTTGATGTTTACATCCACTTGTTAGGCACCCCGtacacatattctttttcacttattttttttttcattttcgtatCCAAGCCGACGACGAATTTTTGTTGTCGCGTTTTGATGTTTACATCCACTTGTTAGGCACCCCGTACACATAttatttttcacttatttttttttcattttcgtatCCAAGCCGACGACGAATTTTTGTTGTCGCGTTTTGATGTTTACATCCACTTGTTAGGCACCCCGtacacatattctttttcacttattttttttttcattttcgtatCCAAGCCGACGACGAATTTTTGTTGTCGCGTTTTGATGTTTACA from Diabrotica virgifera virgifera chromosome 5, PGI_DIABVI_V3a includes these protein-coding regions:
- the LOC126885476 gene encoding uncharacterized protein LOC126885476, which encodes MNTCSRCDKSYSRSDNLSRHIKKCKYGNVDSDKNGDYYIPKKRLRPLGVEVIDSTVSKLSHAFKNRIASYRFSGDKKLDYHGFLNDVKPKVLNILSEYLHQHNSIKVNFEIFGIYLKPDTNLSDIKSMNTCNKIITISTELDEVFDDFKEELMTQASEFQEKDSNWVLQEIMFLDVNINKFSSISASTYIRLPIPIVRKHAILNIENKDNKCFAWSIIAAIFPASGNPTKPESYPPYDTLLNFEGIEFPMKLKDIKKFETLNNISVNVYGLESNFVNNKRQYEIVGPLHFTSNRHLTHVNLLLITNDKQSHYCLILDMSRLVKSQKTKNCRKEYLCDGCLQFFDSEEKLHNHQNNDCSHIYTELPTTKHKINKFGEMVPENILKFINIQRMLPVPFVIYADFESLLKPIDHAEPFNGNSYSVKTAEHQAYSFAFYLKCNYDDSLSKLIKYEGQDAPKVFIQKLDDLVHELYNNHLKHIKPMSPLTKEEIEKHETATECYLCGKPFNPFNRKVKDHHHLNSLYLGPSHNSCNLNNKLSNTIPVFFHNMSNYDCHLFIKELSTTGEKVSVIAQTKEKYITISKKILVEKSKNGLDKYITLKFVDSYRFLAKSLDILSTTLNSEQCTEIRKYFPNTKHFELVRHKGVFPYSYMDGFDRLKEKTLPPKENFYNNLTNKHISDEDYARAIDVWNTFDCKSMSDYAMVYLVSDVLLLADVFENFRKICHKEYNLDPCHYITAPALSWDAMLRYTEIELELLTDVDMVHFLKKGVRGGVAQCSKRETVANNQYVPNYDPQQPKSYIMYLDATNLYGAAMCQYLPYGNFKWVTDVENFNCFSVEDDEDKGYVLEVDLEYPAHLHSLHNDLPFCPESMVPPGSKCPKLIPNFNNKTKYIIHYRNLKQCLRYGLVLKRIHRILEFSQSPWLKKYIDLNTSLRNKAKNEFERDLFKLLVNAIFGKTLENVEKRRDIRLCTRWETKTRSLGARVLISKPEFKSCSVFNENLVAIHLGKTKIVYDKPLYVGFTILDLSKTVIYDFYYGYIKKKYGEAANLLYTDTDSLIMEIYTPNFYEDMKRNLEHFDTSNYPTDKYSQDSENTINTRKNER